One Triticum dicoccoides isolate Atlit2015 ecotype Zavitan chromosome 5B, WEW_v2.0, whole genome shotgun sequence genomic window carries:
- the LOC119310652 gene encoding tyrosine N-monooxygenase-like, which translates to MAMEQLGASTMLVLLLTFIYLVLRLRRKTSNPHTLPLPPGPEPWPVVGSLPEMMLNKPAFRWIHRMMEGMGTDIVCVRLGGVHVVAVTCPTIAREVLRKQDVTFASRPLTFASAAFSRGYKNAVLSPFGDQWRKMRRVLTSEIICPSRHRWLHDRRADEADNLTSYVYSLSTAAKGSSSSSGSGAVDVRHVARHYCGNVIRRLLFGRRYFGEPGRRDGGPGPMEVEHMDALFTSLGLLYAFCVSDYLPWLRGFDLDGHEKMVKEANATMNRLHDAVIDERWGRWKSGKRKELDDFLDVLITLKDAEGKPLLTIEEIKAQSQDITFAAVDNPSNAVEWALAEMANAPEVMAKAMEEMDRVVGRERLMQESDIPQLSYAKACIREAFRLHPVAPFNVPHVALADTNVAGYHIPKGSHVILSRTGLGRNPTIWNEPLRFMPERHINTTTDDVALTENELRFISFSTGRRGCIATSLGTAMCMMLFGRLLQGFIWSKPVGLAAIDLSESEHDIFLAKPLVMCAKPRLPVHLYHAAAN; encoded by the exons ATGGCAATGGAGCAGCTCGGAGCCTCCACAATGCTGGTGCTATTGCTCACCTTCATCTACCTCGTCCTCAGGCTCAGGCGCAAGACCAGCAACCCGCACACGCTCCCGCTCCCGCCGGGCCCAGAGCCGTGGCCCGTGGTGGGCAGCCTGCCGGAGATGATGCTCAACAAGCCAGCGTTCCGGTGGATCCACCGCATGATGGAGGGGATGGGCACCGACATCGTCTGCGTCCGCCTTGGCGGCGTCCACGTCGTCGCTGTCACCTGCCCCACCATCGCCCGCGAGGTGCTCCGGAAGCAGGACGTCACCTTCGCCTCCCGCCCgctcaccttcgcctccgccgcctTCAGCCGCGGGTACAAGAACGCCGTGCTGTCGCCGTTTGGGGACCAGTGGAGGAAGATGCGCCGCGTGCTCACCTCCGAGATCATCTGCCCCTCCCGCCACCGGTGGCTCCATGATCGCCGCGCCGACGAGGCCGACAACCTCACCAGCTACGTCTACAGCCTCTCCACCGCCGCGAAGGGGTCATCGTCTTCGTCGGGCAGTGGCGCGGTTGATGTGAGGCACGTCGCGAGGCACTACTGCGGCAATGTCATCCGCCGGCTCCTATTCGGCAGGCGATACTTCGGTGAGCCCGGACGCCGCGATGGCGGGCCGGGGCCGATGGAGGTGGAGCACATGGACGCCTTGTTCACCTCTCTCGGGCTCCTCTACGCGTTCTGCGTATCTGACTACCTCCCATGGTTGCGCGGCTTCGACCTTGACGGCCATGAGAAGATGGTCAAGGAGGCCAACGCGACCATGAACCGGCTGCACGACGCCGTCATCGACGAGCGATGGGGCCGGTGGAAGTCCGGCAAGAGGAAGGAGCTTGATGACTTCCTCGACGTGCTCATCACGCTCAAAGACGCCGAGGGGAAGCCGCTGCTCACCATCGAGGAGATCAAAGCACAGTCTCAG GACATAACCTTTGCTGCCGTTGACAACCCATCAAACGCGGTGGAGTGGGCCCTCGCAGAGATGGCGAACGCGCCGGAGGTGATGGCGAAGGCGATGGAGGAGATGGACCGCGTGGTGGGTCGGGAGCGGCTGATGCAGGAGTCAGATATCCCCCAGCTCAGCTACGCCAAGGCGTGCATCCGAGAAGCATTCCGGCTGCACCCTGTTGCGCCTTTCAACGTGCCGCATGTTGCGCTCGCCGACACCAACGTCGCCGGTTACCACATACCCAAGGGAAGCCATGTCATCCTCAGCCGCACAGGACTCGGCAGGAACCCGACCATCTGGAATGAGCCGCTCCGCTTCATGCCAGAGCGCCACATTAATACGACCACGGATGATGTGGCACTCACAGAGAACGAGTTGAGGTTCATCTCTTTCAGCACCGGCCGTCGTGGGTGCATCGCTACATCGCTTGGGACGGCAATGTGCATGATGCTCTTCGGCAGGCTTCTGCAAGGGTTCATTTGGAGCAAGCCAGTAGGATTGGCAGCTATAGACCTCAGCGAGTCAGAGCATGACATCTTCCTAGCCAAGCCATTGGTGATGTGTGCTAAGCCGCGTCTGCCGGTACACCTCTACCACGCCGCTGCCAACTAA